The Streptomyces sp. NBC_00162 genome window below encodes:
- a CDS encoding histidine phosphatase family protein, with product MHVRVSLVAAARGSSLLTERFDDDRPLDGAGWHAVESAAPGLVPLGAADLRYCSPTPRSRATGEALGYAPLAQPALRECDMGRWRGLTLAEVTAREPGAVDLWLTDPRAAPHGGESLLAFISRIGGWLDTRPADDGGAIVAVAEPSVVRAALVYALKAPPLTYWNVDVRPLSTMTLTGWSGRWHLSLQAPV from the coding sequence ATGCATGTTCGGGTCTCGCTCGTTGCCGCAGCCCGTGGTTCCTCGCTGCTCACCGAGCGCTTCGACGACGACCGCCCGCTCGACGGGGCAGGCTGGCACGCGGTGGAGTCCGCCGCCCCCGGCCTGGTCCCGCTGGGCGCCGCCGATCTGCGCTACTGCTCGCCCACCCCGCGCAGCAGGGCCACCGGCGAGGCGCTCGGGTACGCGCCGCTCGCCCAGCCCGCGCTCCGCGAGTGCGACATGGGCCGCTGGCGGGGGCTGACCCTCGCCGAGGTGACCGCCCGCGAGCCGGGGGCGGTGGACCTCTGGCTCACCGACCCGCGCGCCGCCCCGCACGGCGGCGAGTCGCTGCTCGCCTTCATCTCCCGGATCGGCGGCTGGCTCGACACCAGGCCGGCCGACGACGGGGGCGCGATCGTGGCGGTGGCGGAGCCCTCGGTGGTCCGGGCGGCCCTGGTCTACGCGCTGAAGGCGCCTCCGCTGACCTACTGGAACGTGGACGTGCGGCCGCTGTCCACGATGACCCTGACGGGCTGGTCGGGGCGCTGGCACCTCTCGCTTCAAGCCCCGGTGTAA